A section of the Humulus lupulus chromosome 2, drHumLupu1.1, whole genome shotgun sequence genome encodes:
- the LOC133813950 gene encoding uncharacterized protein LOC133813950, whose amino-acid sequence MADTDEEIELQSASIATYFVQHYYTTYIEKTPCMNSSQTGHMWLMEILKGNESRCYSMFRLEKDVFIKLCDELEANYGFKGSKRMCALEILDMFLFTLGHSAGNRLTQERFQHSGETVSRYFNKVLDVLCHMSVDVLKPPDPEFKDVPEEILKDSRYMPHFKNCIGAIDGVHVNAVIPPEDQVPFVGRKGIPTQNVMAICNFDMQFIYAYARWEGSAHDTRIFYTALRDSTSNFPKPPQGKYYLVDAGYPQITDFLGPYKGQRYHLPQFQRGSKPTGYKEVFNQAHSSLRSVIERTFGVWKKRWKILRDMPSYPYQKQVKIVIASMTLHNYIRRHAKRDRHFEKIRDNPYYCVEDQTNIEDEDETARASNLNEMDNTRDLIAASLMGYN is encoded by the exons atGGCAGACACGGATGAGGAGATTGAGTTACAATCGGCGTCTATAGCTACATACTTTGTTCAACATTATTATACAACATATATTGAAAAGACACCTTGTATGAATTCTTCTCAAACTGGTCATATGTGGTTGATGGAAATATTAAAAGGAAATGAAAGTAGATGTTATAGCATGTTTAGGCTGGAGAAAGATGTTTTCATTAAATTATGCGATGAATTGGAAGCTAATTATGGATTTAAGGGTTCAAAGAGAATGTGTGCTCTTGAGATATTAGACATGTTTTTATTTACATTAGGTCACAGTGCTGGAAACCGATTAACACAAGAGCGATTCCAACACTCAGGCGAGACAGTTAGTCGATATTTCAACAAGGTTTTAGAtgttttatgtcatatgagtgtAGATGTATTAAAACCACCAGACCCAGAATTTAAAGATGTTCCTGAAGAGATATTGAAAGATTCTAGATATATGCCTCATTTTAAG aaCTGTATTGGCGCAATAGACGGTGTACATGTGAATGCTGTAATTCCACCTGAAGATCAAGTACCATTTGTTGGTAGAAAAGGGATACCAACTCAGAATGTCATGGCAATATGTAATTTTGATATGCAATTTATATATGCATATGCTAGGTGGGAAGGTTCTGCTCATGATACAAGAATTTTCTATACAGCTTTACGTGATTCAACTTCAAATTTTCCAAAACCTCCCCAAG GAAAATATTATTTAGTGGATGCGGGATACCCACAAATTACAGATTTTTTAGGACCATATAAAGGCCAAAGATACCATCTACCACAATTTCAACGAGGTAGCAAACCTACTGGTTATAAAGAGGTATTCAACCAGGCACATTCTTCTCTTCGAAGTGTTATTGAAAGAACTTTTGGAGTATGGAAGAAAAGATGGAAAATATTAAGAGATATGCCTAGTTATCCATATCAGAAGCAAGTGAAAATAGTGATTGCATCAATGACCTTGCATAATTACATTCGAAGGCATGCAAAACGTGATCGACATTTTGAGAAAATTAGAGATAATCCATATTATTGTGTAGAAGATCAAACTAAtattgaagatgaagatgagacagCTAGAGCTTCAAATTTAAATGAAATGGACAATACTAGAGATCTGATTGCTGCAAGTTTAATGGGATATAATTAA